A single genomic interval of Plodia interpunctella isolate USDA-ARS_2022_Savannah chromosome 16, ilPloInte3.2, whole genome shotgun sequence harbors:
- the LOC128676667 gene encoding uncharacterized protein LOC128676667: MGWRGVLDFRLLLLYMSGMIEVQSMSDVWVELRGPRYVVHHNSATLRCNHNVDPEALYKVVFYQNGQRIMKFVRGRDPPYELYNVTGANMILSKLQPTTITLDKMDFTASGQYACEIALETPLYSKISNYHEIQVFVRQKHRPKIKLKHKIHFSSENLEAKCQSGPAYPAPHLTWFINNIKVDERLTIPHGTVKASRHHHGMPLSATISDLNFPLDSLQLYPDQTVEITCLSTIPSYATEFDGFADVLNTTVTAKTSRREPAPTQLPVKIISPEINVSNRCTLNLAIIVILLVCPYGF; encoded by the exons ATGGGGTGGCGTGGTGTATTGGATTTTCGACTACTACTCTTGTATATGAGTGGAATGATTGAAG TTCAAAGCATGTCGGATGTTTGGGTGGAGCTGAGAGGTCCTCGCTACGTGGTTCATCACAACAGTGCCACCTTGCGCTGCAATCACAACGTGGATCCAGAGGCCTTGTACaag GTGGTGTTCTACCAAAACGGACAGAGAATCATGAAGTTTGTCCGAGGCCGAGACCCGCCTTATGAACTTTACAACGTCACTGGTGCGAATATgatt CTAAGCAAACTGCAGCCGACCACGATCACTTTAGATAAGATGGACTTCACGGCATCCGGTCAATACGCATGCGAGATAGCTTTGGAGACTCCTTTGTATTCTAAAATTTCTAACTATCACGAAATACAAGTTTTTG tacGACAAAAACACCGTCCGAAAATAAAgctaaaacataaaatacacttTTCAAGTGAAAATTTGGAAGCAAAGTGCCAGAGTGGACCCGCGTACCCCGCACCTCACCTCACCTGGttcataaataacattaag gTAGACGAACGGCTGACGATTCCACACGGGACGGTGAAGGCGTCCCGGCACCACCACGGCATGCCTCTCTCCGCCACCATCTCCGACCTGAACTTCCCCCTGGACTCACTGCAGCTGTACCCAGACCAGACTGTCGAGATCACCTGCCTCAGCACTATACCCAGTTACGCCACTGAGTTTGACGGATTTGCGGATGTGCTCAACACCACTGTTACTG cTAAAACTTCCCGACGCGAACCCGCGCCCACACAGCTACcggtaaaaataattagccctgaaataaatgtatcaaATCGATGTACTCTTAATTTGGCCATTATAGTAATCTTGTTGGTGTGCCCTTATGGCTTTTAA